From Homalodisca vitripennis isolate AUS2020 chromosome 1, UT_GWSS_2.1, whole genome shotgun sequence, the proteins below share one genomic window:
- the LOC124371778 gene encoding mannosyl-oligosaccharide glucosidase-like codes for MGRQRQVQKPEKAQKMQKDKAIPSDAENSNSFVVSIKKTIVMVIIAIAMYIAGKGYLETRVTTPYDEHKVVTESGLMIPDRYWGSYRPGNYFGLKTREFHSPVVGLMWYFPNRVGPDGISIRHWCEQGDRLDRYTWTKHDGRSFGIQEIDDGPVRITTSFIKRAGGSNGGDWTARISVSHLKQESRGEPVALLFYTALDSQTQGRLSHYPGNVLTGTVGETEQLGAFTVRMVNVTGRVEQESYLVTQGRGLHLLKEVVMASLREMTVRSVRQIVLPGDITRGVPGNFSATQVNTRVPFEMDVIFESGSNFDRPNTLTGKVYTDLLAKKVEEFDAKFESIFKLKEKTFKDEEINFAQAALSNLLGGIGYFYGSSRVISDRLDKPVPYWKAPLYTSVPSRSFFPRGFLWDEGFHGLLIASWDLEIEMDIMSHWFDLMNVEGWIPREQILGSEALAKVPEEFVTQINTNANPPTFFLTLNYIIKHYGDRLINENRLGVLERMYGRLVKWFDWYNTTQIGELPGAYRWRGRDEKTNLELNPKTLTSGLDDYPRASHPTVDERHVDLLCWITLGAKALSEIAVLLGREGEKYENTFKYLSNNHLLDRLHWSYKKNTYSDFGFHTDNVILEKPPPIHQQHGPPTQQPYRRIVIKDPELQFVDSNFGYVSLFPFFLQILDPESPKLSMLLNDLKNPDHLWTNYGLRSLSKVSPLYMARNTEHDPPYWRGPIWINMNYLALKALNYYSKQRGPYSEIAHKLYVDLRQNLIKNMFKEYKRTGYLWEQYDDKSGKGQRCHPFTGWSSLIVLIMGEIY; via the exons atgggGCGTCAGAGGCAGGTACAAAAACCTGAAAAAGCACAAAAAATGCAAAAGGATAAAGCAATACCAAGTGACGCTGAGAATAGCAATAGTTTTGTGgtgtcaattaaaaaaacaatagttatgGTTATAATTGCTATCGCAATGTATATTGCTGGTAAAGGTTATTTAGAAACAAGAGTTACAACACCCTATGATGAACACAag GTGGTCACAGAAAGTGGGTTGATGATTCCTGACCGCTACTGGGGTTCGTACAGACCTGGAAACTATTTTGGTTTGAAAACAAGAGAGTTTCACTCTCCTGTTGTTGGCCTAATGTGGTATTTCCCGAACCGGGTTGGTCCAGATGGTATTAGTATACG TCATTGGTGCGAACAGGGAGATCGTCTGGATAGATACACATGGACCAAGCATGATGGTCGCAGCTTCGGTATCCAGGAGATAGATGATGGGCCTGTGCGGATTACTACATCGTTCATCAAACGTGCGGGGGGCTCTAATGGTGGTGACTGGACTGCCCGCATATCAGTCTCTCATCTG AAACAAGAGTCGCGGGGAGAGCCAGTAGCCTTGCTGTTCTATACAGCTCTGGACTCACAGACACAAGGCAGACTCAGCCACTACCCAGGGAATGTGCTGACGGGCACAGTTGGGGAGACTGAGCAGCTGGGGGCATTCACTGTGCGTATGGTGAACGTGACAGGCCGTGTGGAGCAGGAGTCCTACTTGGTTACACAAGGACGTGGCCTGCATCTGCTCAAGGAAGTGGTGATGGCATCACTGCGAGAGATGACGGTGCGCAGTGTCAGACAGATTGTGCTACCTGGGGACATAACACGGGGAGTGCCGGGAAACTTTTCAGCAACGCAGGTTAATACACGTGTCCCGTTTGAGATGGATGTCATCTTCGAATCAGGCAGCAACTTCGACAGGCCTAATACCTTGACTGGAAAAGTCTACACGGATTTGCTGGCAAAGAAAGTTGAAGAGTTTGACGCAAAATTTGAGAGTATTTTCAAACTAAAAGAAAAGACATTTAAggatgaagaaataaattttgccCAAGCTGCCTTAAGTAATCTTCTGGGTGGAATAGGTTACTTTTATGGTTCTTCAAGAGTAATATCAGATAGATTAGACAAGCCTGTTCCTTATTGGAAAGCACCTTTGTATACTTCAGTACCTTCTAGAAGTTTTTTCCCTCGAGGATTCCTCTGGGATGAGGGTTTCCATGGGCTACTTATAGCATCGTGGGATCTTGAAATTGAGATGGATATCATGAGTCATTGGTTTGACTTAATGAATGTGGAAGGCTGGATTCCTCGTGAGCAGATACTAGGTTCTGAAGCACTAGCTAAAGTACCTGAAGAATTTGTGACGCAGATAAACACAAATGCCAATCCCCCAACAttttttcttacacttaactacataataaaacattatggTGATAGGTTAATAAATGAGAACCGTTTAGGTGTTCTTGAACGTATGTATGGCAGATTAGTGAAGTGGTTCGACTGGTATAATACCACTCAGATTGGGGAATTGCCAGGGGCATATCGTTGGAGAGGGAGAGACGAGAAGACAAATTTGGAATTAAATCCTAAAACGTTAACCTCAGGACTCGATGACTACCCCAGAGCTTCTCACCCCACTGTGGACGAGCGTCATGTGGATTTGCTTTGTTGGATCACTTTGGGGGCGAAGGCATTATCTGAGATTGCAGTTTTGCTGGGCAGAGAAGGAGAAAAGTATGAAAATACCTTTAAGTACCTGTCTAACAATCATCTTCTTGATCGTTTACATTGGTCCTATAAGAAGAATACTTATTCGGATTTCGGTTTCCATACGGATAATGTCATATTGGAGAAGCCTCCACCAATACACCAACAACATGGACCTCCAACACAGCAGCCATATAGAAGAATAGTAATCAAGGACCCAGAGCTTCAGTTTGTTGATTCCAACTTTGGTTATGTAAGTTTATTTCCTTTCTTCCTACAAATTCTAGATCCAGAGTCACCAAAATTGTCAATGCTCCTCAACGATTTGAAAAACCCTGACCACCTGTGGACTAACTATGGCCTAAGATCTTTGTCGAAAGTCTCACCTCTCTACATGGCGAGAAATACAGAACATGATCCTCCTTACTGGAGGGGTCCCATTTGGATCAACATGAACTATTTAGCtttaaaagcattaaattatTATAGCAAACAAAGAGGGCCTTATTCAGAGATAGCACACAAGTTGTATGTTGATTTAAGACAGAAcctgataaaaaatatgtttaaagaatataagcGTACAGGATACCTGTGGGAACAATATGATGACAAAAGTGGGAAAGGCCAAAGATGTCATCCGTTTACAGGCTGGAGTTCACTTATTGTGCTCATCATGGgagaaatttattaa